A region of Panicum virgatum strain AP13 chromosome 8N, P.virgatum_v5, whole genome shotgun sequence DNA encodes the following proteins:
- the LOC120685159 gene encoding uncharacterized protein LOC120685159: protein MVKLTAPDIKKEKADLDIVFVLDVSGSMKGAKIASMKAAMKELIKNLGEKDRIAIVSFHGTVKKHHDNLTYLASDDDKKMANKIVDDLQPGGGTHIQKGLEAGLDLLEERRQKKKVASCIFLMTDGDENNGSKAMNLIDRVGKHTIHTFGFGQKSNERLLFDIASRSHVGVYHHVPNTGVKDDLQRAFGSTLAIFRTICLLDLKVTLKASKAGGCKILKVHPCDYKKDPDGSDGTWTIHFGDLARQENRRILVDVSLPKASKTEETHVLDVTCTYSPPNSVSKNGNPLAVKIKRNQTADENAPEEKQVKRELVRRTQADILKQVRALANGGKLQEARKQVLVARNVLSSIGNDSDDAIDSLYSELDNLDKFLASPDAYKNLGHAYLLACISSHDRQRYAARGGEEPVDFFLTDRMRKYLGKPK from the exons ATGGTGAAGCTCACTGCTCCTGAcatcaagaaggagaaggcaGACCTGGACATCGTGTTCGTGCTGGACGTCAGCGGGAGCATGAAGGGGGCCAAGATCGCGAGCATGAAGGCGGCCATGAAGGAACTCATTAAGAATCTGGGGGAGAAAGACCGCATCGCCATCGTCTCCTTCCACGGCACAGTGAAAAAGCACCACGACAACCTGACGTACCTGGCTTCCGATGATGACAAGAAGATGGCGAACAAGATAGTGGATGACCTGCAACCTGGAGGCGGTACTCATATCCAGAAAGGCCTCGAAGCCGGCCTCGATCTCCTCGAAGAACGACGTCAGAAGAAGAAGGTTGCTTCGTGCATCTTCCTCATGACCGATGGGGATGAAAACAACGGGAGCAAGGCCATGAACCTCATTGACCGGGTCGGCAAGCACACCATCCACACGTTTGGTTTTGGTCAAAAGAGTAACGAGAGG CTTCTCTTCGACATCGCAAGCCGGAGCCACGTAGGCGTCTACCATCACGTTCCGAATACCGGCGTCAAGGACGATCTGCAGCGTGCTTTCGGCAGCACTCTGGCCATATTCCGCACCATCTGTCTCTTGGATCTGAAAGTGACGTTGAAAGCCAGCAAGGCGGGAGGGTGCAAGATACTGAAGGTGCATCCCTGTGACTACAAGAAAGATCCAGATGGTTCTGACGGAACCTGGACGATCCACTTTGGTGATCTCGCCCGTCAGGAGAACCGTAGGATCCTCGTCGACGTAAGCCTGCCTAAGGCGTCAAAGACAGAGGAAACCCACGTCCTGGATGTCACTTGCACGTACAG TCCCCCAAATTCTGTCTCCAAAAATGGCAATCCCCTTGCGGTCAAGATCAAGCGCAACCAAACCGCGGACGAGAATGCCCCCGAAGAGAAACAGGTAAAGCGCGAATTGGTCCGTCGGACACAGGCTGACATCTTGAAACAAGTCAGGGCCCTGGCGAACGGCGGCAAGTTGCAGGAGGCCAGGAAGCAGGTGCTGGTAGCTCGTAACGTCCTCTCCAGCATCGGGAACGACAGTGATGACGCGATTGATTCTCTCTACAGCGAGCTGGATAATCTGGACAAGTTCTTGGCGTCTCCTGATGCCTACAAGAATCTCGGCCACGCCTACCTGTTGGCGTGCATCTCTTCGCATGATCGCCAGCGCTATGCGGCGCGAGGTGGCGAGGAACCAGTCGACTTCTTCCTCACGGACCGCATGAGAAAGTACCTGGGCAAGCCTAAGTAA